One window of Bos indicus isolate NIAB-ARS_2022 breed Sahiwal x Tharparkar chromosome 18, NIAB-ARS_B.indTharparkar_mat_pri_1.0, whole genome shotgun sequence genomic DNA carries:
- the LOC139176979 gene encoding interferon lambda-4-like encodes MEGAGTADPRAEMGQSGTAAAVVGLWVLVTVGVAANPNVTEPQRCLLSHYRSLDPLALLAVKALRDHYEEETLSWGPQNCSIRLKRNPPRPSSCAMLRRVAHDLADAQAVLSSLPSPELFPGVGQTLELLAAAGRDVAACLELARPGSWRRSPRRPGRRPKTRRAESPRCHEATVIFHLLRLLTWDLRLVAHAGPCL; translated from the exons ATGGAGGGTGCAGGCACCGCCGACCCAA GAGCAGAGATGGGGCAGAGTGGCACAGCCGCAGCGGTCGTGGGATTGTGGGTCTTGGTGACTGTGGGTGTAGCTGCCAACCCCAACGTGACTGAGCCTCAGCGCTGCCTCCTCTCACACTATCGCTCCTTGGACCCCCTGGCGCTGCTGGCTGTCAAGGCGCTGAGGGACCACTAT GAAGAAGAGACGCTGAGCTGGGGGCCCCAAAACTGCTCGATCCGCCTGAAGAGGAACCCTCCCCGGCCGTCG TCCTGTGCGATGCTCCGCCGGGTGGCCCACGACCTCGCCGACGCCCAGGCCGTGCTGAGCAGCCTGCCGAGCCCCGAGCTCTTCCCCGGCGTCGGGCAGACCCTGGAGCTGCTGGCGGCCGCGGGGCGGGACGTGGCGGCCTGC CTCGAGCTGGCCCGGCCAGGCTCCTGGAGGAGGTCCCCGCGGCGGCCCGGGAGGCGTCCCAAGACTCGCCGAGCT GAGTCGCCTCGATGCCACGAAGCCACCGTCATCTTCCACCTCCTGCGCCTGCTCACGTGGGACCTGCGGCTGGTGGCGCACGCGGGGCCTTGTCTGTGA